Proteins co-encoded in one Yamadazyma tenuis chromosome 1, complete sequence genomic window:
- a CDS encoding uncharacterized protein (EggNog:ENOG502SQPX), whose amino-acid sequence MKIHYLIALFGLLQTIHAASVGGCSPSAVTKGLTAEYVKISYQEYGTGSSSKDHAGLVAIDKASPSLTWKGVTKQNFHVGKKYNDQKVHKASLYGKSVNVNYFGLKLFGYFYATTSGYYTFGLDYADDAVSFSIGKGVAMNCCGSQPLKGNLQIYTYWDNGVKKVSKKVYLQKGEYYPVKMIFYNSNWVGQMTMHVTYPDGKKHTTDIDWYSSTNNAKSCPYSTTTTVIWTGTDTETITKTAANGDVHVTVEVPETTTTTTEPWTGTGTYETTITPSNPSHPVTVIKKTPESTTTTTTPGTVETTFTITPSNPSDPVKYIIKFKYIIKFKYIIKFKYIIKFKYTIKLNTPLSSSIPSSSVISSSSSAASSSVISSSSSAASSSVISSFSSDGSDDGKPTVVVETPQPVVTEKDVTTIILPCTFSTVVVTEPCTNAAGDATVTTYTTFTVAAAVTANPTESVAPTGAKGSGSEAASAANGSDTSPQEVSTYEAMGTKNTYTFLAVLSALLWISF is encoded by the exons ATGAAAATCCACTACTTAATTGCATTATTCggacttcttcaaactaTTCATGCCGCCTCTGTCGGAGGTTGTAGCCCATCTGCAGTTACTAAAGGTTTGACTGCTGAATATGTCAAGATATCATACCAGGAATATGGTACTGGATCAAGTAGTAAGGATCACGCTGGGCTTGTGGCCATTGATAAAGCCCTGCCATCGCTCACCTGGAAAGGAGTGACAAAACAGAATTTTCACGTTGGAAAAAAATACAACGATCAAAAAGTTCACAAAGCTAGCCTTTATGGAAAGAGTGTTAATGTCAACTACTTCGGATTGAAACTTTTTGGATACTTTTATGCTACCACCTCGGGATACTATACATTTGGATTGGATTATGCTGATGATGCTGTTTCGTTCtcaattggaaaaggagTAGCCATGAATTGCTGTGGACTGCAACCTTTGAAAGGAAATTTGCAAATTTATACCTACTGGGATAACGGAGTCAAAAAAGTTTCTAAGAAAGTGTATCTTCAAAAAGGAGAATATTACCCTGTCAAGATGATTTTCTATAATTCAAACTGGGTAGGCCAAATGACCATGCATGTCACTTATCCTGATGGTAAAAAACATACAACTGATATTGATTGGTACAGCTCAACCAATAATGCCAAATCCTGTCCTTATTCCACAACAACCACCGTTATATGGACAGGAACTGATACTGAGACTATCACAAAAACAGCCGCTAATGGGGATGTGCATGTCACCGTCGAAGTACCAGAAACgaccaccaccactactgaaccatggactggCACTGGTACCTACGAGACTACAATAACCCCTTCTAATCCAAGTCACCCGGTTACGGTTATCAAGAAGACTCCAGAGTCCACTACAACCACTACTACTCCCGGAACAGTCGAAACGACCTTTACTATAACTCCttccaacccaagtgacCCAGTGAAG tacatcatcaagttcaagtacatcatcaagttcaagtacatcatcaagttcaagtacatcatcaagttcaagtacacCATTAAGCTCAA tactccattatcatcttcaa TACCATCTTCCAGTGTTATTTCGTCTTCTAGCTCAGCAGCGTCTTCCAGTGTTATTTCGTCTTCTAGTTCAGCAGCGTCTTCCAGTGTTATTTCTTCATTTA GTTCTGATG GTTCTGATG ATGGTAAGCCAACcgtggttgttgaaactcctCAACCTGTTGTCACTGAAAAAGATGTCACTACCATCATCTTGCCATGTACTT TCTCTACTGTCGTGGTCACCGAGCCATGCACTAATGCCGCAGGAGATGCTACCGTCACAACTTACACAACTTTCACTGTCGCTGCTGCTGTCACTGCTAACCCTACTGAATCCGttgctccaactggtgCTAAAGGTAGTGGTTCTGAAGCTGCTTCAGCAGCTAATGGCTCTGACActtcaccacaagaagtctccacTTACGAGGCTATGGGTACAAAgaacacatacacattcttggctgtATTATCCGCACTTTTATGGATATCCTTTTGA
- a CDS encoding uncharacterized protein (EggNog:ENOG503P1GY; COG:S), with protein MHKKSVIDKSAKSIIDMDDALLTTVSSVCGYLSFTIWLFAQLPQIIENHLNQSVAGVNVLFLSSWVAGDITNLVGCLLTRALPFQTLIATYYCFIDVVLCFQFYYYTRIFPYHKTPHNLLQSPNMLRHPSHQRSPHEVSNLLGSTARKPRRSSILNILSTGLLAKRANAAPISQFVAVSSGLWLSSDAIGKISAWTCTAFYLSARLPQIRTNFKNKSTSGISPYLFIFAMAGNSFYTASLTTDLFLLYRNHDKEVMPTFWDQLPFLMGSGGTVLFDCMILCQCWYYKANNTNRRAPKHHRSQPSVAGGFQKPDWYVNNFVYEDEEHEEPHYQKVIESLAPHHYIVGSASSNANNLSSRPSSIINSFSKSMRSNSSSIHSPVLQTHLIPSIINSYSSVSKKMANDKTPFSPSDFLNDGFHVPIENSSFSLNNAGSYKG; from the coding sequence ATGCATAAAAAATCTGTTATCGATAAATCAGCCAAATCCATAATCGATATGGACGATGCCCTATTGACCACCGTCAGCTCGGTATGTGGCTATCTTTCCTTCACCATCTGGCTCTTTGCCCAGCTCCCCCAGATCATTGAAAACCATCTAAATCAATCGGTGGCCGGGGTCAATGTTCTATTCCTATCCAGTTGGGTAGCAGGTGATATCACCAATCTTGTCGGATGCCTCTTGACACGGGCCTTGCCATTCCAGACTCTTATTGCCACCTACTACTGCTTCATCGATGTGGTTTTGTGTTTCCAATTCTACTACTATACCCGCATCTTCCCGTATCATAAAACACCCCATAACCTTTTACAGAGTCCCAACATGCTTCGCCATCCGCTGCACCAAAGGTCCCCCCATGAGGTATCCAATTTGCTTGGAAGCACCGCGAGAAAACCACGCCGTTCCAGCATTTTAAATATCCTTTCAACGGGATTACTTGCTAAACGGGCAAATGCTGCTCCCATATCTCAGTTTGTGGCAGTCAGCTCGGGTTTATGGCTTTCTTCCGACGCCATTGGAAAGATACTGGCGTGGACTTGCACGGCCTTCTACTTATCTGCTCGGCTTCCCCAAATAAgaaccaacttcaagaacaaatcGACGTCGGGAATCTCCCCGTACTTATTTATATTTGCCATGGCCGGTAATTCCTTCTACACCGCGTCACTCACCACCGACCTTTTCCTCTTGTACAGAAACCACGACAAGGAGGTGATGCCGACTTTTTGGGACCAGCTTCCATTTTTAATGGGAAGCGGAGGAACGGTTCTATTTGATTGCATGATTCTTTGCCAATGCTGGTACTACAAAgccaacaacaccaacagAAGAGCCCCCAAACACCACCGGAGCCAGCCAAGTGTTGCTGGAGGATTCCAGAAGCCCGACTGGTACGTGAATAATTTTGTGtacgaagacgaagaacACGAAGAACCGCATTATCAAAAAGTCATTGAATCACTTGCCCCACACCACTACATAGTGGGGCTGGCATCttccaatgccaataacCTTTCTTCGAGGCCATCatccatcatcaactcattTTCTAAGTCCATGAGATCCAATTCTTCGTCGATTCATTCTCCggttcttcaaactcatctcATTCCttccatcatcaacagtTATTCGTCGGTGAGCAAGAAGATGGCCAATGACAAGACGCCGTTTCTGCCGtcagacttcttgaatgaCGGGTTCCATGTTCCGATTGAGAACCTGCTGTTCAGTCTAAACAATGCCGGCAGTTACAAGGGATAG
- the ZTA1_1 gene encoding NADPH:quinone reductase (EggNog:ENOG503NV2G; COG:C) — protein sequence MSALPETQKVVLINEHSENYDVLKYQDFPTPKIESSKDVIIKNHYAGVNFIEGYFRKGVYPVPGFPYVLGREASGEVVAVGSAVKDYKVGDKVVYLQSATFAEYTKIPEDHPQIAKIPADTSAKDFELYGSFSVQALTAYSFIEKGPYRPQKGDYVLVWAAAGGVGQIFTQILSKIGVNVIALASTDDKLKFTKTLGAKYTINYKTEDVINKVLEFTDGKGAQAAYDGIGKATWNTSLGSLGVGGVLVSYGNASGLVPPIDLGTLSAKNHVVARPVVFGYLQDKKTFNYFFDKVVSDHKSGKVTYKQPVVHDLKDYPKVAKELESGTTSWKFVLKI from the coding sequence ATGTCAGCTCTCCCAGAAACCCAAAAAGTTGTCCTCATCAACGAACATAGTGAAAACTACGATGTCTTAAAGTACCAAGACTTCCCAACTCCCAAGATCGAATCATCTAAAGatgtcatcatcaaaaaccaCTACGCTGGAGTCAACTTCATCGAAGGATATTTCAGAAAAGGTGTCTACCCAGTCCCTGGATTCCCCTATGTATTGGGAAGAGAAGCATctggtgaagttgttgctgtGGGATCTGCTGTCAAGGATTACAAAGTGGGTGACAAGGTTGTATATTTACAGTCTGCCACCTTCGCTGAGTACACCAAAATCCCCGAAGATCACCCTCAGATTGCCAAGATCCCAGCTGATACCTCTGCTAAGGACTTTGAGCTTTATGGTTCGTTTTCTGTCCAGGCTTTGACTGCCTACAGTTTCATTGAGAAAGGACCATATAGACCACAAAAAGGTGATTACGTGTTGGTGTGGGCTGCTGCCGGTGGGGTGGGACAGATTTTCACCCAGATTCTCAGCAAAATCGGGGTCAACGTAATTGCGTTGGCATCGACAGAtgacaaattgaagttcaccaagactttgggtgcaaaataTACCATCAACTACAAGACGGAAGATGTTatcaacaaggtgttggagttcACCGATGGCAAGGGAGCTCAGGCTGCGTACGATGGAATTGGTAAGGCGACTTGGAACACTTCCCTTGGTTCTTTGGGTGTAGGTGGAGTCTTGGTGAGTTACGGAAATGCTAGTGGATTGGTTCCTCCTATTGACCTCGGCACCTTGAGCGCCAAAAACCATGTGGTTGCCAGACCTGTGGTGTTTGGGTATCTTCAAGACAAGAAGACGTTTAACTATTTCTTTGACAAGGTTGTCAGTGACCATAAATCTGGAAAAGTCACTTACAAGCAACCGGTTGTGCATGACTTGAAAGACTACCCCAAAGTGGCCAAAGAATTGGAGTCTGGAACCACTTCGTGgaagtttgtgttgaagatctAG
- a CDS encoding uncharacterized protein (EggNog:ENOG503NW00; BUSCO:EOG092624UF; COG:P): MADDTTIHRRTFAIDPQFEEGDGLLPISQQDEKLFQPKKTSSSKSNSLPKIDRPAFAILVLLYLLQGVPVGLAFGSIPFILKTKLTYSQVGIFSLAAYPYSMKLLWSPIVDAMYFPKIGRRRSWIIPIQTISGLTLIYLGSQINQLIENPLDNLPKITSFFFILVFFCATQDIAVDGWALTCLSPEGLSFASTAQTIGINAGYFSSFTIFLALSSPDFANKYLRSEPLDEGLFTMGSYLRFWGCMYLLGTVVVCFVPEDPPHLAQQNQAKLANERIKLDGFVNKSNSKILGVLKSSSNVYDSMYQVLKLPNVQTFVVILLISKLGFQVNEAATNLKLLEKGLSKEDLSITVLVDFPFEMVFGYYSGRWSTGKKPLKPWLLGFAGRLFAAFLAQLVVYNFPSDGKVSTSYFLVIIVQHLLGSFMSTIQFVSLCAFHTKIADPAIGGTYMTTLNTLSNYGGTWPRLIIFYLIDKLTVSSCSLGYRIVSETIKQKCLGDGGEVQIIRDGYYYTNFLCISLGIVIWLWVRRKVEHLQALPNSAWRVSREK; this comes from the coding sequence ATGGCGGACGACACCACCATTCACAGACGAACATTCGCCATCGATCCGCAGTTCGAAGAAGGCGACGGGTTGCTACCCATCTCCCAACAGGATGAGAAGCTTTTTCAACCCAAGAAAACAtcctcttccaagtccaattcGTTACCTAAAATTGACAGACCTGCTTTCGCCATATTGGTATTATTATATTTATTACAAGGTGTACCAGTAGGCCTTGCATTCGGGTCAATCCCGTTCATCCTCAAGACAAAGTTGACATATTCACAGGTTGGaatcttttctttggccGCCTATCCATATTCCATGAAATTGTTGTGGTCGCCCATAGTCGATGCCATGTACTTTCCCAAGAtcggaagaagaagatcgTGGATTATCCCGATCCAAACCATATCGGGGCTCACGTTGATATACTTGGGGTCCCAaatcaaccagttgattgAGAATCCACTTGATAACTTGCCTAAAATCACTCTGTTTTTCTTTatcttggtgtttttctGTGCCACCCAAGACATTGCAGTGGATGGATGGGCATTGACGTGCTTATCTCCCGAAGGGTTGAGCTTTGCATCCACAGCACAAACTATCGGTATCAATGCCGGGTATTTTTCGTCCTTCACTATCTTTTTGGCTCTAAGCTCACCAGATTTTGCCAATAAGTACCTCAGGTCAGAACCTCTTGATGAGGGTTTGTTCACCATGGGATCGTACTTGCGGTTCTGGGGGTGTATGTACTTGCTTGGAACCGTGGTGGTGTGTTTTGTTCCCGAAGATCCTCCTCATTTGGCTCAGCAGAACCAGGCTAAATTGGCCAATGAGAGAATCAAGTTAGATGGCTTTGTGAACAAGTCCAATAGCAAGATCTTGGGAGTACTAAAGTCTTCCAGCAATGTGTACGATTCAATGTACCAGGTATTGAAGTTGCCAAATGTACAGACGTTTGTGGTGATATTGTTAATTTCGAAGCTTGGGTTTCAGGTCAACGAAGCAgccacaaacttgaagttaCTTGAGAAAGGTCTTTCGAAAGAGGATTTATCCATTACGGTGCTAGTGGACTTTCCGTTCGAGATGGTCTTTGGTTACTATTCAGGTAGATGGTCCACTGGTAAGAAACCGTTGAAACCCTGGTTGTTGGGGTTTGCCGGAAGactttttgcagctttTTTGGCCcagttggtggtgtacaATTTCCCTAGTGATGGGAAGGTTTCCACTTCCTatttcttggtgataatTGTCCAGCACTTACTCGGGTCGTTTATGTCAACCATTCAGTTTGTTTCATTGTGTGCATTCCACACCAAAATAGCTGATCCTGCCATTGGGGGAACATATATGACTACTTTAAACACCCTTTCCAACTATGGTGGGACTTGGCCCCGGTTGATCATATTCTACTTGATTGATAAGTTGACGGtgtcttcttgttctttgggCTACCGAATCGTGTCGGAGACCATCAAACAAAAGTGTTTAGGAGATGGAGGAGAGGTGCAAATTATTAGGGACGGCTACTACTATACGAATTTTCTTTGTATCTCTTTGGGAATTGTCATTTGGCTTTGGGTTAGGAGAAAGGTGGAGCATTTACAGGCATTGCCCAATAGTGCATGGAGAGTCAGTAGAGAGAAGTAG
- the PDB1 gene encoding pyruvate dehydrogenase E1, beta subunit (EggNog:ENOG503NU6T; COG:C), giving the protein MVSKIAQTAHLAAQASKVLSPVASRSTNPSAALKLAGAAQSLRMMGQVRPASSEAGPKTMTVRDALNSGLAEELDRDDDVFIMGEEVAQYNGAYKVTRGLLDRFGERRIIDTPITEMGFTGLAVGASLAGLKPICEFMTFNFAMQAIDHIINSAAKTLYMSGGKQPCNITFRGPNGAAAGVAAQHSQDYAAWYGSIPGLKVVSPYSAEDYRGLIKAAIRDPNPVVFLENEVAYGESFEVSEEALSPDFVLPFGKAKIEREGSDITLVAHSRNVKFCVEAAEQLHKEYGVNAEVINLRSIKPLDVPTLVESVKKTNHLVTVEAGYPAFGVGSEIVAQIMESEAFDYLDAPVERVTGCEVPTPYAKELEDFAFPDTPTVFRAARKVLSL; this is encoded by the coding sequence ATGGTTTCTAAAATTGCCCAGACCGCCCACTTGGCGGCTCAAGCCTCGAAGGTGTTGTCTCCTGTTGCATCCAGATCCACCAACCCTTCGGCTGCTCTTAAGCTCGCGGGGGCCGCTCAATCCCTCAGAATGATGGGTCAAGTCCGCCCTGCTTCTTCCGAAGCCGGTCCTAAAACTATGACTGTCAGAGACGCATTGAACTCCGGTTTGGCTGAAGAGTTGGACAGAGACGACGACGTGTTCATAATGGGTGAAGAAGTCGCCCAATACAATGGTGCTTATAAAGTTACTAGAGGATTATTGGACAGATTTGgtgaaagaagaatcatcGATACCCCCATCACCGAAATGGGATTCACCGGGTTGGCGGTTGGTGCTTCATTGGCGGGATTGAAGCCAATTTGTGAGTTTATGACCTTTAACTTTGCCATGCAAGCCATTGATCATATCATCAACTCGGCTGCCAAAACCTTATATATGAGTGGTGGTAAGCAACCTTGTAACATTACCTTCAGGGGTCCCAATGGGGCTGCTGCTGGGGTGGCTGCCCAACACTCCCAGGACTATGCTGCCTGGTATGGGTCGATTCCTGGGTTGAAGGTTGTTTCTCCATACTCTGCTGAGGATTACAGAGGGTTGATCAAGGCTGCTATTAGAGATCCTAACCcagtggtgtttttggaaaatgaagTTGCCTACGGGGAATCATTTGAAGTGTCTGAAGAAGCCTTGTCTCCTGATTTTGTGTTGCCATTCGGTAAGGCTAAGATTGAAAGAGAAGGTTCTGACATCACTTTGGTGGCCCACTCTAGAAACGTCAAGTTCTGTGTTGAGGCTGCTGAGCAATTGCACAAGGAGTACGGCGTGAATGCTGAGGTGATTAACTTGAGATCAATCAAGCCTTTGGATGTTCCAACCTTGGTGGAATCGGTTAAGAAGACCAACCACTTGGTTACTGTTGAAGCTGGATATCCAGCTTTCGGAGTGGGATCTGAAATCGTGGCTCAAATCATGGAGTCCGAAGCTTTTGACTACTTGGACGCTCCAGTTGAAAGAGTTACTGGATGTGAAGTGCCAACCCCATATGCTaaggagttggaagacTTTGCTTTCCCAGATACTCCAACGGTTTTCAGAGCCGCTAGAAAGGTGTTGAGCTTGTAA
- a CDS encoding uncharacterized protein (EggNog:ENOG503NUK0; COG:I), which translates to MIRLKSNLHRPDAAGSNDPTEAADAAATVLADLGDLQKMPNKATWIEALREREAQLKEGKVLDSYSYKSVKTTEVGEKTREDSFSYLTLPFKDDKWLCDAYVNAQGRLRAGQLFQDLDALAGRIAYRHCSPAEPVNVTASVDRIYMVKKVDEIYNFNFILAGSVTWTGRSSMEITVRGYAFENGTPSEITIDSLPQDNIFLSANFTFVARNPLTHKSFAINRLLPVTESQWLDYRRAESRNNLKKLSAKNAKVIEPTAEENELVHEMWKASKDFEKKRDKPKNITLMKNSEMTSTLFMQPQYRNRHSYMIFGGYLLRQSFELAYCASAEFSSGGPRFVSLDSTTFKAPVPVGSILTMKATIVYTEHIHEGNVDIDADSPFNFKLPAKNKLTTNPEAFLSEPGTLIQVKVDTKIKSLDSSESKESGSFIYSFFVAKNGGGQNVPGYSSVIPRTYSEMMEYIEGRRRAGDTAHYVEILPSVKEEL; encoded by the coding sequence ATGATCAGGTTGAAGTCCAATTTACATCGCCCTGATGCCGCTGGATCTAATGACCCAACAGAAGCCGCCGATGCTGCTGCAACGGTTTTGGCGGATTTAGGAGACCTCCAGAAAATGCCCAACAAGGCCACCTGGATCGAAGCCCTCAGAGAGAGAGAGGCCCAGTTAAAGGAAGGGAAAGTGTTGGACAGCTATTCGTACAAATCGGTCAAAACCACCGAAGTGGGAGAAAAGACTAGAGAAGACTCATTTCTGTATTTGACACTTCCGTTCAAAGACGACAAGTGGTTGTGTGACGCGTATGTCAACGCCCAAGGTCGGTTACGGGCGGGACAGTTGTTTCAGGACTTGGACGCGTTGGCCGGAAGAATCGCCTATAGACACTGTTCTCCAGCCGAGCCCGTGAATGTGACCGCTTCTGTGGACAGAATCTATATGGTGAAGAAAGTAGACGAAATctacaacttcaatttcataTTGGCAGGATCTGTCACGTGGACAGGCCGTTCGTCCATGGAAATCACCGTTAGAGGCTATGCATTTGAGAATGGTACTCCTTCCGAAATCACCATAGATTCGTTACCTCAGGACAACATTTTTTTGAGTGCCAATTTCACTTTTGTGGCCAGAAACCCTCTCACCCATAAGTCTTTCGCCATCAACCGGTTGTTGCCGGTGACAGAGTCTCAGTGGCTTGATTATAGAAGAGCAGAGTCTCggaacaacttgaagaaattgtcTGCCAAAAACGCCAAAGTTATCGAGCCCACAGCCGAAGAGAACGAATTAGTCCATGAAATGTGGAAGGCATCTaaggactttgaaaaaaaacGTGACAAGCCTAAGAACATCACGTTGATGAAGAACTCGGAAATGACTTCCACTCTTTTCATGCAACCCCAATATAGAAACAGACACTCATACATGATTTTCGGAGGGTACCTTTTGAGGCAATCGTTTGAATTGGCGTACTGTGCCTCGGCTGAGTTCTCTTCTGGAGGTCCCAGATTCGTGTCATTGGACTCCACCACTTTCAAAGCCCCAGTGCCTGTTGGGTCCATTTTGACCATGAAGGCCACCATAGTCTACACCGAGCACATCCATGAAGGTAACGTCGACATCGATGCTGACTCGccgttcaacttcaagctacctgccaaaaacaagttgactACCAACCCAGAAGCATTTTTGTCAGAGCCTGGTACCTTAATTCAAGTTAAGGTCGATACTAAGATCAAGAGTCTCGATAGTTCCGAGTCCAAAGAGTCTGGGTCGTTTATTTATTCGTTCTTTGTGGCCAAGAACGGTGGAGGTCAAAACGTTCCTGGTTATAGTTCTGTCATTCCTCGGACCTACTCGGAAATGATGGAGTATATAGAaggcagaagaagagctgGTGATACCGCTCACTACGTGGAGATCTTGCCATCTGTCAAGGAAGAGTTGTAG